AAGAATAAAAAATAAAGGTAAGTGTTCCTTATCCTGCTGAAAGGATAGAGACGGAATAAATAAATTGATTAAAATATAAACGATGAAACGATAATATGAAAAAGAAACTAAATATAATAGCTTTTGCAATAGTTGTATGTGTAGTGAGTACATTAAATGTGAAAATAGCATTAAATACAAATGTTTTATGCGATTTGGCTATGACCTCAATTAATGCGTTGGGTAGTGGAGAAGATTCTATGGATGTGGGAGAAAATGATTTTCCTACTGATCCTTTCCCTGATTCAAGCAGTACTGCTGCGGAAAAAGTGACTAGAAATTATTTTGAATATTCGTACATTAAATTGTATGAAAATTGTTACGCAAAATATAAGACTCGAATAACGGAAATATCTTGTCCGGGATCTGGAGAAGTAAAATGTACAAACGGATTCTACTGTAGCAATCCTGAATATGTTGGTGAGGTTGATAAATATGGCGCTTGAATGTATTGAGAATCTATAAGAACTTAAATATTAGTTTAATGAATGTAAGATTAATAATTATTCAATTTGTACTAATTGCATGTACGAGTTGTTCTTCTGATAAAACACTTATAAAGGGCTGTGGGATTCCTATAGTATTGAATGAAATTAAAACAAGTTTGGTTGATACTGCCTTTTTTCAAGCCTCCTCAATAATACCATTGGAAAGTAATGATAACTTTTCCTTAATCCGGTCTATTGATAGAATATGTGTAATAGATGATACTTTTTATATGCTTGACCGCTCATTGGGTAAAGTTTTTATGTATAGTACTTCAGGAAAGTATTTGGGACAAATTAATGATATAGGTAGCGGTCCCGGAGAGTATATTCAGATTAGTGATATTACCGTGGATCAAAAAAGAAAAAATATAGTATTACTATGTGATCGGCCATATAAGGTTATGTATTATACTAATGCAGGAAAGTTGATGAAAGAAGTCTCATATTCTGACTATTATAGTGAATTTATAGTAAACGGTGATAGTATTTATTGCTATAAGGTAGGGCTGAAAGATGTAGATTATATTTTAACTTATACCTATCCTATGGATTTTCTAAGAAAGGAGGCTTTGCATGAAAGACCTTATTTTGATTCAGGTTCTTCTGGAAATTTTACATCTTTCGATGTGGGAAATAGGTTAACAATAAGTGATGCTGTATATTTTACACGCCCTTTGGAAAGTTGTATATATTCTATAGATAGAAATGGTATATATGAGAAATATGCGATTGATTTTAAAGAGCACCATTTACCAAAATCATTACTAGAAAAGAATATGTCTGCTGAAGATTTTCTTAATATATGCGATGAGAATAAGTATGTATGTAGCATTACTAATGTAGTGGGGAATCGTGACTATTTGTTGTTCAAAACGAATATAGGACTCTTTATATATGATAAACAGTTAAAACGATTAGAAGGTTATTACTTTATTTTAAATTCGCCTTTAAGAGGTGGTTCTCCTAATTATTTACCCGTTAATAATGCAAGTCAAATAATACAAATTATGCAACCTATGCAGTTTAAACAGTATATGGACATACAAAAGGAAAGGAACAAAACGGATGACAAACTCAATCCGGTTTACGAGAATATATATCAAAATTTGCATGATGAAGATAATCCTATTCTGATAATTTACGAATTACCATATAAAAATAATATTATTGAAGAATAAACGATACATAGTCTTTTTCATATTTGTACTAACCTTGATTGTTAGTGTCTATCAATTTGGACGTAGAATACAGTCTGAAAAAATATATTTTAGATACTTAAAAAATATAAAGTGCGAATATGAAAAGCAGATAGAAAAGAGAAACTCTGCTTATTATATGTTAAAAGAAGATATTATATTGAATTTTCAAAATAATGGTTTGCCTCTATGTTTAAATGAAATAATATATGAAGATGGTACAAGCGCTTGTCATTTAAAGGATATTATATCTGATACATCTTTAGTAGTGCGACTATCTCAGTCGAATTGTGGGATTTGTGTAATACACTGATGTCATTATTGCAGAAAGTAAATATGAAAAATGTCATATTTTTGACAGATTACGAAGATCAATGTTTTCTGGATGACTTAAAACTATATAGAATCAAAGGGCGCTTTTTTAAAATAGCATCTTTGAAAATTCCTATTGAAAGCATGGATATTCCATATCTATTTGTGATAGATAAAGATTTTATAATAAATAAAATCTATATACCCCATAATTCGATGACGGATCAGACCCTTTCATATTTGAAATATTTACAGAATTATATGAAATAACGTTTTTGCATATCTTATGATGTTGTTAGTAGATAGCTTTACTTTCATATTTTGTCTATTAACGCAATTGGTAAGGCATTATGGAAAGTTGATGGTAATTATGACAATAGGATATATCAGGTTTTAAATCGATTGCGAGGTTTCTTGAGACATTTTCTTTCTCTATTCATCGAAATAGAGTCTGTGGGGAGTTACCAATTGAAAATCAGTGAGATATAAATCTTAAGTCTTCTTATTTCTACTTTTATTAGCAGATGTAAGAAGATGTAAGATGTATCTTTTGGATTCAATACCCCACTTGATTACCTTTGCCGTAGTTTATTTGAAAAATATAATATATTATGAAAAAAGGTATTTTTACGGCATTACTGTTTACTGTTATTGTTGCATTGTATAGTTTGCATTTGGCAAACGGTAAATGTGTTTACAAATCTAATATTAGCTCCTTGTTGCTAGAAAATATTGAAGCGTTAGCTGCGGATGAAGATGGATCAGATGATGGAGAGGTTGTAGGAGGAAAAATAAGGTGTATTGATGTTGGTAGTCTAGATTGTCCTCTTACTCATGAAAAAGTTAAATATATAGTTAGAGGTTACAGTCTTTGAGATGACTTCTTGGGGCTTTCTTGTCTTATAGATAGCTCTCCAGCAATACAAACCTGATTGAAAAAGTATGAAAACACGACTGTTTATATGTGTATGTATATTATTTAGCTTGCTTTCTTGTTCCTCTTCTGAAAAAGAACAGTTAGAAACAGCTTTGGCTTTTGCTGATACTAACCGGGCAGAACTTGAAAAAGTTTTAGAGTATTATAAAAATGATTCTCTTAAATTGAAGGCGGCTATATATCTTATAGAAAATATGCCTCTGTACTATACATATAAAGGAAGTGATTTGGATTCGCTACATATAGCGCTTGAACAATATGCGGTTTCAGATAGTTATGATAAACATTTAGAATATCTGAAACGCTTTCCCTATCGAAATTTGTTCAAGGAATATGATGCAAAAGTGATAACTTCCGAATATTTGATTGAAAATATAGAGTATTCATTTAAAGTATGGCGTGAAACTCCTTGGGGAAAGTACGTTTCTTTTGATAATTTCTGCGAGTTTATTCTTCCATATCGAATCAAGGATGAACCTTTGACTCATTGGAAAAAAGACTTCTATCATCGCTTCAAGCCTGTACTGGATTCTTTATATCAAGGAACGGATGTAGTGGAGGCAACCTCCTGTTTAAGTAATTATGCAACGAGTTTACATTGGAAATATCAGAATGAACTTACAGGTCCACATTTATCAGCTCAACTCTTGTTGGAATTACAACTTGGCGATTGTACGAGTATTGCAGATTTCGGATGTTATATGCTACGTTCGGTAGGCATTCCCGTTGGGATTGATGCTTATTTATGGTCACCGGTGAGTCATGTTGCTCATGTTTGGAATGTAGTACTTGATACAACTGGATATACAATTCCATTTAATTTTGGGGCGCGAAAGCTAAAAAGAGGTGAACAGTTTGGTTATAGACAGGGAAAAGTATATAGGCATACCTATGCATTACAGAAAGAACGTTTAGATGCTGTTCTACAAAATAAAAAGTTTGGAATAGCATTGGCGAACATTTGTTTGAAAGATGTTTCATCTTTGTATTTTCCTTCCAATGAAATAACGGTTGATTGTGAGTTGATAAAAGATAGAAAAGAAGAACATTCTGTATGGGTTGCTATCTTTAATAGGCGTGGCTGGTTTCCGATTGGCGAGGGGCGTTATAAAGAAGGGAAAGCTATTTTTAATGATATTGAAGAAGGGCTAATTTATATGACTTTGTACGCTCAGGATGGAAAGTTAAAAGAAGCCAGTTTTCCTTTTAAGATAGATAAAGAAAGTGGTTGCTTGTTGTATTATCGCCCGAAAGCAGACAGTTGTCAGATGAGTGTCACACGTAAATGGCCTCTACAAGGAGGTATACGGTCTTATATCCAACGTATGGCGTATGGTCGTTTTGAAGGTGCTAATCGGAAAGATTTCAGTGATGCAAAGGTTATGTTACAACTGAAGAATTATCCAAGAAAGATGTTCAATGAAGTCAAGATAAAAGATTCTTCGAAGTATCGTTATGTTCGTTACATATCTGCTGATTGGTTTCCTGGCGATATTGCGGAAGTAGCTTGGTATGCCGATACTTTGGGACAAACGAAGTTACAAGGTGAATTAATGTCTACTTTACCATATAAAGGAAGTCGGACAGTGTCAGGAAGGAGTGCCATGGACGGTGACCCTTTGACTTTCTTTACTAGTTCGGAAAAGCCGGGTTGGGTTGGTCTGGATTTGAATACTCCCAAGCAGGTAGGGAGTATTAGATATACACCTCGCAATGATGATAATTTTGTACGGGTAGGGGATAAGTATGAGTTATTTTATTTCTCGGCAGACGGTTGGAAATCATTGGGCGTTAAAGTAGCGGAAGAACCTAAACTGATATACAATAATGTTCCTAGTCATGCTTTATATTGGCTTCGAGATTTGACCAGAGGAAATGAAGAACAGGTATTTACTTATTATGATAATAAGCAAATCTTTACAGAAGGTTATTGGAATCTGCTGTTTTGATTAATTTTATAATTGTTAAACTGGTTGGGAAGGAAGAATGGACGATTGCTGTTCTTTGGCAAGGCGCATCGTCCATTCTGAATACAGCCTAAATAAGGAAGAAGGTATCCAATGCAAACATAAGAATAAAAAATGAAAGTGGCAAGTGATTGCCTTATGCCGTTGAAAGGATAGAGACGGAATAAACTGAATTATAATATAAACGATAATATGAAAAAGAAATTATTTGGAATAATGTTGGTCCTTGCAGTTATACTGTTTGCTGGTTATACTGTATATAATTCTCATGGAGATATAAAATTGTCTGATGTAACGTTGGCTAATTTGGAAGCTTTAGCAGATGAAAATGATGATAACTCTGAAGCAGGAGGAGCAAGTCATAGTTGTTATAAAAAATGGAGAAAAGCACCAGAGGATGACGGTTTTGCTCTATGGGGGTGGATTTGTCAGGAATGTGAACTTTATTGGTTATTGGAAGCTAAGTATACATCGACGTGTAATAAATAGTGATATGAAGTATAGTATTGTATTCTTCTTTCTATTATCTATTTTGGGGGTAAGTTGTGTTTCTCACAAGGAGCAAATAGTTGATCTTCCAAATCCCACGTCGTTATTGGCAGATAGTATAACAACTCCTCCGGTATTGTTGTCTGTGACACGTTTATTTATAGTTCATGATATGTTGGTTGCTTACGAACAACGGAAAGATACTTTGTTCTCTTTCTGGAAATTACCAGAATGCCAATATTTGTTTAATGCGGGGGTAAAAGGACAGGGACCTAATGACTTTTTGATATTAGATAGGAATTTTGTTGAATCTAAAGAGGGTTTTAAAGTTTTTGAATTACCCTCAAATAGAGTGAAAGAATTGAAAATAGATTCATCGGGTACTTTTAAATTAATCTCAGAACAGAGGTTGAAAGTAAACCAAATGCCACTAAATCGTTTCCTTTTTTTAGCTGATAGTTCTTATTGCTTCTTGTCTCAAGATGATAAATATGAATATACGTTACTGGATAAGAAACAGGATACTCATCAATTCAGCGATTACCCATTTGATTTATTGAAAAAGGATAAAGGCGATGATAATAATTTTGTATATAATAAATTGACTGTTTCTAAACCTGATGGAGAGATGTTTGCCTCTTTTTATGTATATATTAAGATGATGAGAATCTATAACCGACATGGTGAGATGTTGAATGAAATAGTGTTGGAGCATGCTAACTCTTCGTTAGATAACGAAGAGAAAATTACTTATTATCCTTACCCCCCATGTGCTGATAATAAATATATATATGTATTGACTAAACAAGAAGAAGAGCCAATTCTGGAAGTATGGACATGGAATGGTGAACTAGTTGAGCGGTATTCTTTAGATAAGAAGATTAGCAATTTTGTCGTTTCTAATAAGTATCATACCCTTTATGCTGTTAATAAGGATATTGAAGATAAGATATACGTTTATAAACTTCCTCTTTAAATTTACTTATTGAGTCCACTTTAAAAAGTGGACTCATTGAATTATAATATAAACGATGAAACGATAATATGAAAAAGAAATTATTTGGAATAATGTTGGTCTTTGCAGTTGTACTGTTCGCTGGTTATACTGCATATAATTCTCATGGAGATATAAAATTGTCTGATGTAACGTTGGCTAATTTGGAAGCATTGGCTGGAGAAAATGACGGAGGTGGAGAGAGTGGGGGATAAGCATATCTGTTATGATAGATATTCTATTTCAGGTTGTTCTATGTTTAAACAGTTTTTTTCCGCAGGTGAGGTTATTGGTCAATTCGTTGAAAGAGTTGGAGAGATAGGATCAAAAATGAAATATCATGATTGCTATAGATAATAAAAAAGTTATTTGGGTAATCATTCTATAGTGCACGATTGGGAACTGTATGTTTTATCGACAAGTGAAGGAACTATTGCTTGTATTGTTGTATGAACTAAATAAATTCTAGTAATGAAGTATTGCTTTTTAGGATTTTTAGCATTATTGTTTATTTCCTGTAAGGGAAATAAGCAGCAACTAGCTGCGTTATTAAAAGAATGGGAACAAAAAGAAATTATATTTCCTTCACATACAGTTTTTACTATTCAAGGTAAAGACACTGTTGATTTTTGTATAAAAGACCAATACAAAGTTTTGGTATATACCGATTCTACTGGATGTACTGGATGTAGATTGAGGCTCGCTGATTGGAAGAAGTTTATGCAACAGGTTGATTCAACTAGTGCTGATTCCGTTCAGTTCCTTTTTTTCTTCTTTCCGAAGAAAGGTATGGAGCTCCACCATACTTTAAAAATGGCTTTATTTAATAATCCGGTATGCATAGATAAGCAAGATAGTCTTAATATACTGAACCACTTTCTACAGAGAATGGATTTTCAGACTTTTCTTTTAAATGAGAATAATAAGGTTGTAGCTGTTGGTAATCCTATTTATAATAATAAGGTAAGAGATTTATATCTGAAAATTCTTTCGAAGAATAAATCTTTAGAAAATAATAATGAAGGACGACAAACTTCTCTGAAAATAGATCAAATGGTTTTGGATATGCAGTCTTTCTTGTGGGAAGAAAAGCAAACAAAGAGTCTGAGCATCCAAAATACGGGGAGTATTCCTTTGGTGATTAATGATGTGACTACATCCTGTGGTTGTACTGTGGTAGATTACCCAAAACAACCAATATTACCAGGTAAGAGCGATACATTGCATATCAGTTATCAAGCTGAGCATCCTGGGCATTTTAACAAAACGATTAGTATATATTGTAATACGACTTCATCTCCAATACTTATTAAAATAAAGGGAAATGCAGAAAAATAAAATTTACTAGATCAATGAAGATGACGAGAATACAATTTTTGCGGATAAAAACACAGGCTTCTATCGCTTTGATTTCAATAGGAGTAATCGGATTACTAAGTACCGTTTGTGCCTATTCTTCCTATATTCCTGCCGGGGATACTGCTTATCAATGGCTGTGGTGTGGGTGGGTTTCTATAATATTTACTGTATGTGTATTATTAGCGGTAGGGTTATCAGCAAAAGGAGTACATTTTTTCTATCATTCAGTGATTTGGGGGCTTATTTTAATGGGTGGTATTGAAGCAGTCTGGGGATTGCGTCAGATTTACGGTTTCGCTACTTCTAATCATTCATTATATGCTGTGACAGGCTCTTTTTATAATCCTGGACCATATTCCGGCTATTTGGCATTGGTATTTCCTGTATGTTTGTACGAATGGTTACGATTAAATGCTATAAAGCAACGTACTTGGGAAGAATCGGTAGGGTATTATTTATCTTTTGGGGTGCTGTTATTACTCGTTTGTGTACTTCCGGCAGGAATGAGCCGTTCGGCATGGCTGGCGTCCATCTTTTCGGGAGTATTTGTATGTAGTGTACACTATCCATGGAGAAATTGGTTGAAAAAAGCTTGGGAGGAGTATCATGGAAAAGCGGTAGTTGCTTTACTTTTGCTTTCCGTTATTTTGATAACAGGAGGTATTGGAATCTATCATTTGAAGGCTGATTCAGCTAAAGGACGACTGTTTATGTGGAAAATAAGTAGTTTGGCTGTGGTTAAGAAGCCCATTTCTGCGTATGGTATTGGGAACTTTGTTTATGCTTATGGACAAGAGCAGGAGAAATATTTTGCAAAAGGTAGTTATGATGAAGATGAGGAACGTGTAGCTGGTAGCCCGGAGTATGCTTTCAATGAATATCTACGAATAGCAGTAGAGTGTGGTATTCCGGTTTTGGTACTTGTGTTAACGATAATAGGTGGTTGCTTGTATCGGGGAATTAAAAAGAAACGTATCGGTATCTGCGGAGGATTAATTTCATTACTTTTTTTCTCTTTTTCTTCTTATCCAATGACGTATCCTTGTTTTATCATTGCATTTATTCTTCTTTTAATTGCATGCTTCTTGGACTATTCACATAAGTTGATGCTTCTATTTACGTTTGTGATCGGCAGTGTAGGTGTATGGTTGGTACGGAATAATGCGTATGACGCTTGTCGGGAGTGGTCACAATGTAAAATGTTGTATAGTATTCAGGCATATGGTAAAGCGAAAGAAGAATATGGAAGACTATATCCGCTTCTGAATGGCCGTCCCCGTTTTCTTTTTGAGTATGGACGTTGTCTGCATAACTTGAAAGAATACAATGCTTCTAATCGGATATTACAAGAAGCGGAACGAATCAGTTGCGATCCGATGATACTTAATGTCATTGGCAAAAACTATAAGGCGTTAAAGAGATATGAAGAAGCTGAACATTGGTTTCTGCGCTCTACTCATCGTTTACCGGGACGTATTTATCCATATTATCTGTTAGCAAAACTCTATGCTGAACCGGATTTTCGAAAACCTGATAAATTGGAACAAATGGTCGAAATTGTGTTGACGAAAGAACCGAAAATACAATCGTCTGCTATTCGTGAAATGAGAGATGAAGTAAAAAAATTGATAAGTCGATGAAAAAGCTGTTATTACTATTGATGCGTTTGATGAAAGGGTGCATTTGGGGAATTACAATCTTGTTCCTTGGTTGGATACTACTACAAACAGTTTTGTTTGCCTCCTTCAAAGTACCTACGGATTCAATGGTGCCTGCTTTGTTACCTGGTGATAACATTATTGTGAACAAACTTCCGATGGGTGCCCGACTTTTTAATTTGTCTGCAGCTTTCCGTCAGGAACGTTTTGTTGTCTATCGGTTGCCTGCTTTGGGGGGCATAAAACGAAATGATGTTCTTGTTTTCAATTTTCCTTATCCTCAACATCGGGATAGTATTGGATTTGATATTTTAAAATATTATGTGAAACGTTGTGTTGCATTACCCGGTGACTCTATTTCTATTCATAACTATCATTATTGTGTGGCAGGCTATGAGAAAGATTTGGGTAATATAAAATCTCAGGACAGTATGAAAGAACG
The nucleotide sequence above comes from Bacteroides caccae. Encoded proteins:
- a CDS encoding 6-bladed beta-propeller produces the protein MNVRLIIIQFVLIACTSCSSDKTLIKGCGIPIVLNEIKTSLVDTAFFQASSIIPLESNDNFSLIRSIDRICVIDDTFYMLDRSLGKVFMYSTSGKYLGQINDIGSGPGEYIQISDITVDQKRKNIVLLCDRPYKVMYYTNAGKLMKEVSYSDYYSEFIVNGDSIYCYKVGLKDVDYILTYTYPMDFLRKEALHERPYFDSGSSGNFTSFDVGNRLTISDAVYFTRPLESCIYSIDRNGIYEKYAIDFKEHHLPKSLLEKNMSAEDFLNICDENKYVCSITNVVGNRDYLLFKTNIGLFIYDKQLKRLEGYYFILNSPLRGGSPNYLPVNNASQIIQIMQPMQFKQYMDIQKERNKTDDKLNPVYENIYQNLHDEDNPILIIYELPYKNNIIEE
- a CDS encoding TolB-like 6-bladed beta-propeller domain-containing protein; this encodes MKYSIVFFFLLSILGVSCVSHKEQIVDLPNPTSLLADSITTPPVLLSVTRLFIVHDMLVAYEQRKDTLFSFWKLPECQYLFNAGVKGQGPNDFLILDRNFVESKEGFKVFELPSNRVKELKIDSSGTFKLISEQRLKVNQMPLNRFLFLADSSYCFLSQDDKYEYTLLDKKQDTHQFSDYPFDLLKKDKGDDNNFVYNKLTVSKPDGEMFASFYVYIKMMRIYNRHGEMLNEIVLEHANSSLDNEEKITYYPYPPCADNKYIYVLTKQEEEPILEVWTWNGELVERYSLDKKISNFVVSNKYHTLYAVNKDIEDKIYVYKLPL
- a CDS encoding discoidin domain-containing protein yields the protein MKTRLFICVCILFSLLSCSSSEKEQLETALAFADTNRAELEKVLEYYKNDSLKLKAAIYLIENMPLYYTYKGSDLDSLHIALEQYAVSDSYDKHLEYLKRFPYRNLFKEYDAKVITSEYLIENIEYSFKVWRETPWGKYVSFDNFCEFILPYRIKDEPLTHWKKDFYHRFKPVLDSLYQGTDVVEATSCLSNYATSLHWKYQNELTGPHLSAQLLLELQLGDCTSIADFGCYMLRSVGIPVGIDAYLWSPVSHVAHVWNVVLDTTGYTIPFNFGARKLKRGEQFGYRQGKVYRHTYALQKERLDAVLQNKKFGIALANICLKDVSSLYFPSNEITVDCELIKDRKEEHSVWVAIFNRRGWFPIGEGRYKEGKAIFNDIEEGLIYMTLYAQDGKLKEASFPFKIDKESGCLLYYRPKADSCQMSVTRKWPLQGGIRSYIQRMAYGRFEGANRKDFSDAKVMLQLKNYPRKMFNEVKIKDSSKYRYVRYISADWFPGDIAEVAWYADTLGQTKLQGELMSTLPYKGSRTVSGRSAMDGDPLTFFTSSEKPGWVGLDLNTPKQVGSIRYTPRNDDNFVRVGDKYELFYFSADGWKSLGVKVAEEPKLIYNNVPSHALYWLRDLTRGNEEQVFTYYDNKQIFTEGYWNLLF
- the lepB gene encoding signal peptidase I → MKKLLLLLMRLMKGCIWGITILFLGWILLQTVLFASFKVPTDSMVPALLPGDNIIVNKLPMGARLFNLSAAFRQERFVVYRLPALGGIKRNDVLVFNFPYPQHRDSIGFDILKYYVKRCVALPGDSISIHNYHYCVAGYEKDLGNIKSQDSMKERLQQLPENARKRYSFQTYPWNDSIHWNVCNFGPLYIPRMNDVIVMNRKNYLLYRHLIEWEQQKKLQWKGEKAYLDHHRITSYRFRTNYYFMAGDRVFNSQDSRYWGLLPEEYIVGRASFIWKSTDNEGKIRWKRIFKSIT
- a CDS encoding NVEALA domain-containing protein, giving the protein MKKGIFTALLFTVIVALYSLHLANGKCVYKSNISSLLLENIEALAADEDGSDDGEVVGGKIRCIDVGSLDCPLTHEKVKYIVRGYSL
- a CDS encoding NVEALA domain-containing protein, with the protein product MKKKLFGIMLVFAVVLFAGYTAYNSHGDIKLSDVTLANLEALAGENDGGGESGG
- a CDS encoding O-antigen ligase family protein codes for the protein MKMTRIQFLRIKTQASIALISIGVIGLLSTVCAYSSYIPAGDTAYQWLWCGWVSIIFTVCVLLAVGLSAKGVHFFYHSVIWGLILMGGIEAVWGLRQIYGFATSNHSLYAVTGSFYNPGPYSGYLALVFPVCLYEWLRLNAIKQRTWEESVGYYLSFGVLLLLVCVLPAGMSRSAWLASIFSGVFVCSVHYPWRNWLKKAWEEYHGKAVVALLLLSVILITGGIGIYHLKADSAKGRLFMWKISSLAVVKKPISAYGIGNFVYAYGQEQEKYFAKGSYDEDEERVAGSPEYAFNEYLRIAVECGIPVLVLVLTIIGGCLYRGIKKKRIGICGGLISLLFFSFSSYPMTYPCFIIAFILLLIACFLDYSHKLMLLFTFVIGSVGVWLVRNNAYDACREWSQCKMLYSIQAYGKAKEEYGRLYPLLNGRPRFLFEYGRCLHNLKEYNASNRILQEAERISCDPMILNVIGKNYKALKRYEEAEHWFLRSTHRLPGRIYPYYLLAKLYAEPDFRKPDKLEQMVEIVLTKEPKIQSSAIREMRDEVKKLISR
- a CDS encoding NVEALA domain-containing protein, which produces MKKKLFGIMLVLAVILFAGYTVYNSHGDIKLSDVTLANLEALADENDDNSEAGGASHSCYKKWRKAPEDDGFALWGWICQECELYWLLEAKYTSTCNK
- a CDS encoding DUF1573 domain-containing protein: MKYCFLGFLALLFISCKGNKQQLAALLKEWEQKEIIFPSHTVFTIQGKDTVDFCIKDQYKVLVYTDSTGCTGCRLRLADWKKFMQQVDSTSADSVQFLFFFFPKKGMELHHTLKMALFNNPVCIDKQDSLNILNHFLQRMDFQTFLLNENNKVVAVGNPIYNNKVRDLYLKILSKNKSLENNNEGRQTSLKIDQMVLDMQSFLWEEKQTKSLSIQNTGSIPLVINDVTTSCGCTVVDYPKQPILPGKSDTLHISYQAEHPGHFNKTISIYCNTTSSPILIKIKGNAEK